A single window of Rhizobium sp. NLR16a DNA harbors:
- a CDS encoding sugar ABC transporter permease, with protein MSTLNSGDKRGPSLMQNNNVLGFLFMLPAAVFLVCFLTYPLGLGVWLGFTDTRIGRDGIFVGLENYEFLADDAVFWLSVFNTILYTVIASALKFALGLWLALLLNQHLPFKSFFRAIVLLPWVVPTVLSALAFWWIYDSQFSIISWSLMKLGLISAPINFLGDPTNARISVIVANVWRGIPFVAISLLAGLQTIPASLQEAASLDGATSWQRFRYVTLPMLTPIIAVVMTFSVLFTFTDFQLIYVLTKGGPVNATHLMATLSFQRGIPGGQLGEGAAIAVAMIPFLLGAIMFSFFGLQRRKWQQGGQD; from the coding sequence GGATAAGCGCGGCCCCTCGCTGATGCAGAACAACAACGTGCTCGGCTTCCTCTTCATGCTGCCGGCTGCGGTGTTCCTTGTTTGCTTTCTCACCTATCCCCTGGGGCTCGGCGTCTGGCTTGGTTTTACCGACACGCGGATCGGCCGGGACGGCATCTTCGTCGGCCTGGAGAACTATGAGTTCCTGGCCGATGACGCGGTTTTCTGGCTGTCGGTCTTCAACACCATTCTTTACACGGTCATCGCCTCGGCGCTGAAATTCGCGCTCGGCCTCTGGCTGGCGCTGCTCCTGAACCAGCACCTTCCGTTCAAATCCTTCTTTCGAGCGATCGTGCTGTTGCCGTGGGTGGTGCCGACGGTGCTTTCGGCGCTGGCCTTCTGGTGGATCTACGATTCCCAGTTCTCGATCATCTCGTGGTCGCTGATGAAGCTCGGGCTGATCAGCGCGCCGATCAACTTCCTCGGTGATCCCACCAATGCGCGGATATCGGTCATCGTCGCCAATGTCTGGCGCGGCATCCCCTTCGTGGCGATCTCGCTGCTTGCCGGCCTGCAGACCATTCCGGCCTCGCTGCAGGAGGCGGCCTCGCTCGACGGCGCCACGAGCTGGCAGCGCTTCCGCTATGTGACGCTGCCGATGCTGACACCGATCATCGCCGTCGTCATGACCTTCTCAGTGCTCTTCACCTTCACGGATTTCCAGCTGATCTACGTGCTGACCAAGGGCGGGCCTGTTAACGCCACGCATCTGATGGCCACACTCTCCTTCCAGCGCGGCATTCCGGGCGGGCAGCTCGGCGAGGGGGCGGCCATCGCCGTCGCCATGATACCCTTCCTGCTCGGCGCCATCATGTTCAGTTTCTTCGGTCTGCAACGCCGCAAATGGCAGCAGGGCGGACAGGATTGA